In Mesorhizobium sp. M9A.F.Ca.ET.002.03.1.2, the DNA window CCCCTGTCGTCTTCTCGGCTAGAGCATCCTGCAGCGAGGTGGTCACCTCGCCTTTTGCCAAAATGCTCGAATTCAAAATTTCAGAACGTCCCTGATGCGTCCGGATGGACGTACGGCGCTCTATCTCGGAATGGCCGGCTTATAGATAAATCGGCTCAATTCGTCCAGCCGCGCGGTAAGGGTGGTGCGCAACAAGCCCGCCATCTGCATTCTTGCGGCCGTTCACCCCTCCAGATCGGATTTCAGCCGGTCGAGAATGCTGATCGCATGCGTGGCGTATTCGTTGATCCAGCGGTCGTGGATCTGCTTGATCGGCAGCGCATTGACATGGTTCCAGCGTTCGCGCCCCTCGCGCCGCGCGACGACCAGGTCGGCCTCCTCCAGCACCTTGAGATGCAGCATGACGGTGCAGCGGTCCATGTCGGGAAAGGCGTCGCACAGCATGCC includes these proteins:
- a CDS encoding metalloregulator ArsR/SmtB family transcription factor; translation: MSSRSQDDNVFKALAHPRRRALLDELKDAPRTTGMLCDAFPDMDRCTVMLHLKVLEEADLVVARREGRERWNHVNALPIKQIHDRWINEYATHAISILDRLKSDLEG